A single genomic interval of Spirosoma linguale DSM 74 harbors:
- a CDS encoding Ig family protein (PFAM: Ig family protein; Immunoglobulin I-set domain protein; Polymorphic membrane protein Chlamydia~KEGG: gsu:GSU0754 fibronectin type III domain- containing protein) has product MKNNFTRFRMKNSAHLSACLLGVALWLMSALSLRAQTVYVTQEGAGQQSGADWANALPGSQLQATLASASEGAEFRLAGGTYKPSQTGDRGLTFTIPSGVKVLGGYLGNGANPDQRIDFASTDQPSSTTLSGDIDNNNQLDAGNSEHVVNFNKASEQTRLDGVVITGGNATNGGGGIYNNGNRGVSSPTIQNCVVSQNRTNGKGGAILNDGSSGQANPVLINCRFVSNQANQGGAIYNDAFLGTCKPTFTNCSFLNNSASNGGAIYDYAEANGPFGPPGPGDNRPLLVNCVLQANTASATGGAMVNETRGAGLPTTEPTLINCSLVSNSAPQGGAFYNIATPNTINNTQIFAKPRLYNSFLWNNGGGNTTVNIKFKNNSGGTSSGEGQILFYNCLGDPGVNNALNTDPKAQIITTSPFVSASNLQLNPCSPAINTGNTSYYTDRSSQQTDLAGNPRMVGATIDIGAFEFQGTPAIPLAITQPPASQSSVVAGATVETTVGLNAPADSYTWYKDGIVVTGQTSGSLRLTNVQLAQAGSYSLVATSACNSVTSTAFSLSVTLSRLITLSGLSVSPNPVCAGQSISVEASVGNLSGSYSYTLTNGINPISGTATTSAFSQSLTATGSGVQSFTLTVSSGEQVATATTSLTVNAPPSPTLISSGTLSCGQTSLTLTASPGEQSYRFSGPSVVSQSGNTALVNAPGTYSVTSTNASGCVSTTSTTVFSNTAVITMNNPPTSTATLNAPFSQTLTATGGATPYFYSLASGSLPAGLSLTPSGLLSGTPTQAGSFTLVVRGQDANGCFGLGPAYVLTVNATAVISGFTSLENTVCVGSPVTFTATVGNVTAPYTYTLTNGTSTTTGTTSGGFSQHLTATGSGAQSFTLTVSSGEQVATATTSVTVMPTPPTPTIATQSGQSYPGGQSALTVAQYSGTVTLLINGCSGTINWQGPNGSSGSTTSIPVATSATGTFVYQATCQQTGCLSAPASATVTVQGAPLRVITPLFDCASGKLTLRTTGGNGQPIEYQIPSVTTGWEATNPVSIQAKDFKKSLKLRARQRSVGKGGFESDELDYQLPACPGARVASPETDTELRVVVLDNPITGQAVVVEVRGAEGQPLRLALTNLQGQPISEKTLEQARGVETQSLSVGSQGAGVLLLRVSTAGQTKTLKVLKL; this is encoded by the coding sequence ATGAAAAACAACTTTACCCGGTTTCGTATGAAGAATTCCGCTCACCTCTCCGCCTGTCTGCTGGGAGTGGCCCTGTGGCTGATGAGCGCCCTGAGTCTGCGGGCTCAAACGGTGTATGTTACCCAAGAGGGAGCCGGTCAGCAAAGCGGTGCCGACTGGGCCAACGCCCTGCCCGGCAGTCAACTCCAGGCTACCCTGGCCTCGGCCTCCGAAGGAGCTGAGTTTCGATTGGCGGGAGGAACCTACAAGCCCAGCCAGACGGGTGATCGTGGCTTAACCTTTACTATCCCTTCGGGGGTAAAGGTGCTGGGGGGTTATCTGGGCAACGGTGCCAATCCCGACCAGCGTATAGACTTTGCCAGTACCGACCAGCCCAGCAGCACAACCCTCTCAGGTGATATTGATAACAACAACCAGTTGGATGCGGGGAACAGCGAACACGTCGTTAATTTTAACAAGGCCAGTGAGCAGACCCGTCTGGATGGTGTGGTCATTACAGGAGGAAATGCGACCAACGGTGGTGGAGGAATCTACAACAATGGCAATCGAGGAGTCAGCAGTCCAACTATTCAGAATTGTGTAGTAAGTCAGAATCGTACGAATGGGAAGGGCGGAGCCATCTTAAACGATGGAAGTTCGGGCCAGGCCAATCCCGTGCTTATTAATTGCCGCTTCGTCAGTAATCAGGCCAATCAGGGAGGAGCTATTTACAATGACGCGTTTCTGGGCACCTGTAAGCCTACTTTCACGAATTGCTCCTTTCTGAACAACTCAGCCAGCAATGGCGGAGCGATATACGATTATGCCGAAGCGAATGGTCCGTTTGGCCCCCCTGGTCCAGGTGACAATCGTCCTCTTCTGGTAAACTGTGTGTTACAGGCAAATACCGCTTCTGCCACTGGTGGCGCCATGGTTAATGAAACCAGAGGAGCCGGTCTTCCAACCACTGAGCCAACCCTGATCAACTGTAGCCTGGTGAGTAATTCGGCCCCCCAGGGAGGGGCTTTTTATAACATTGCCACGCCGAATACAATTAATAATACCCAAATATTTGCCAAGCCCAGGTTGTACAATAGCTTCTTATGGAACAACGGGGGGGGCAATACCACGGTAAACATCAAGTTTAAGAACAACTCCGGTGGAACCAGTAGCGGAGAAGGGCAGATTCTATTTTATAACTGTCTGGGCGATCCGGGGGTGAATAACGCCCTGAACACGGACCCCAAAGCCCAAATCATCACCACATCCCCGTTTGTGAGCGCGTCGAACTTACAGCTCAATCCCTGCTCCCCGGCCATTAACACCGGCAACACCAGCTACTACACCGACCGATCGAGCCAGCAAACAGACCTGGCCGGTAACCCCCGGATGGTGGGTGCCACCATCGACATCGGTGCCTTCGAGTTCCAAGGCACGCCTGCTATCCCCCTGGCCATCACCCAGCCACCCGCCAGTCAGTCCAGCGTCGTGGCCGGTGCGACCGTCGAGACAACCGTCGGCCTCAATGCACCGGCCGACAGCTACACATGGTACAAAGACGGAATCGTCGTGACGGGGCAGACCTCAGGTAGCCTCCGGCTCACTAATGTGCAACTCGCTCAGGCGGGTTCCTACTCGCTGGTGGCCACCAGTGCCTGCAACAGCGTTACCTCCACCGCCTTTAGCCTCTCCGTTACCCTGTCACGGCTCATCACCCTCAGTGGCCTCTCGGTCAGTCCCAATCCCGTCTGTGCGGGCCAGTCTATCTCGGTGGAGGCCAGCGTTGGCAACCTCAGTGGCAGCTACAGCTACACGCTCACCAATGGGATCAACCCCATCAGCGGCACGGCCACCACCTCAGCCTTCAGTCAGTCGCTGACGGCCACAGGCTCAGGGGTGCAGAGCTTCACCCTGACGGTGAGCAGCGGTGAACAAGTAGCCACGGCCACGACCAGCTTAACCGTCAATGCGCCCCCCAGCCCGACGCTCATCAGCAGTGGTACCTTAAGTTGTGGGCAGACTTCCCTCACCCTGACAGCCAGTCCGGGTGAGCAGAGCTACCGCTTTAGTGGTCCCAGTGTGGTGAGCCAGAGTGGCAACACGGCCCTCGTCAACGCACCGGGCACCTACTCGGTGACCAGCACGAATGCCAGTGGGTGCGTGAGTACGACCAGCACGACCGTCTTCAGCAACACGGCGGTGATCACCATGAATAATCCCCCTACCAGCACTGCAACCCTCAATGCGCCCTTCAGCCAAACCTTAACGGCCACGGGTGGGGCAACGCCCTACTTCTACAGCCTGGCTAGCGGCAGTCTACCTGCCGGACTGAGTTTGACCCCAAGTGGTCTGCTCAGCGGCACGCCAACCCAGGCCGGCAGTTTCACCCTGGTAGTGCGGGGCCAGGACGCCAATGGCTGTTTCGGTCTGGGACCTGCCTACGTCTTGACGGTTAATGCTACGGCTGTCATCAGCGGCTTTACTTCGCTGGAGAACACGGTCTGCGTGGGCAGTCCGGTAACCTTTACCGCCACCGTGGGTAACGTAACGGCCCCCTACACGTATACGCTTACCAATGGCACCAGCACCACCACTGGCACAACCAGTGGTGGTTTCAGCCAGCACCTGACGGCCACAGGCTCGGGGGCGCAGAGCTTCACCCTGACGGTGAGCAGCGGTGAACAAGTAGCCACGGCCACGACCAGTGTGACGGTGATGCCTACGCCACCAACACCCACCATCGCTACGCAGAGTGGGCAGTCCTACCCCGGTGGTCAATCGGCCCTCACCGTGGCTCAGTACTCGGGTACGGTCACCCTGCTCATCAACGGCTGTAGCGGTACCATCAACTGGCAGGGGCCCAATGGCAGCAGCGGCAGCACCACCAGTATCCCGGTAGCGACCTCCGCCACCGGTACGTTTGTCTACCAGGCTACCTGTCAGCAAACGGGCTGCTTGAGTGCGCCCGCCAGCGCTACAGTCACCGTGCAGGGCGCACCCCTGCGGGTGATCACTCCGCTGTTCGACTGTGCCAGCGGCAAACTGACCCTGCGCACCACAGGTGGTAACGGCCAGCCCATTGAGTACCAGATTCCCTCGGTGACCACTGGCTGGGAAGCTACCAACCCGGTGAGCATCCAGGCCAAAGATTTCAAAAAGAGCCTCAAGCTACGGGCTCGTCAGCGAAGCGTGGGTAAGGGCGGCTTTGAGAGTGACGAGCTGGACTACCAGTTACCGGCCTGTCCGGGAGCCCGTGTAGCTTCGCCAGAAACAGACACTGAGCTGAGGGTGGTGGTTCTGGACAATCCCATAACGGGTCAGGCAGTGGTGGTAGAGGTGCGGGGTGCCGAAGGCCAACCCTTGCGATTGGCCTTAACTAATTTACAGGGTCAACCGATCAGCGAGAAGACCCTAGAACAGGCCAGGGGAGTAGAGACTCAAAGCTTATCCGTAGGTTCCCAGGGGGCAGGTGTGCTGTTGTTGCGGGTGAGCACCGCTGGTCAAACGAAGACGCTCAAAGTGCTTAAGCTCTAA